One Sporosarcina sp. FSL W8-0480 genomic window, TATGAAGGTTTGCATAGAATATAGATAAAGAACCATTTTTAGTAGTATAGCGATTTAAATGCTTAATCGTGCAAGAAATGATAAAGTGATAGAACAAAAAAAGGACGCCAATCGAGCGAGAAAGGAAAGGGAATATGCAAAACAAAACAATTCTTGTAGTAGATGATGAAAAACCAATCGCAGATATATTAGAGTTCAATTTAAAGAAGGAAGGATTTACAGTTTATTGTGCGTATGACGGGGACGAGGCACTTGAAAAAGTGGAAGAGGTGCAACCCGACATTATGCTTTTAGATATCATGCTTCCGAAACGAGATGGTATGGAGGTATGCAGGGAAGTCAGGAAGAAGTATGATTTTCCAATCATCATGCTGACAGCAAAGGATTCGGAAATCGATAAGGTGTTAGGCTTGGAATTGGGCGCGGATGATTATGTGACAAAGCCATTCGGTACACGTGAGCTGATTGCGAGGGTGAAGGCGAATCTGCGCAGACATTCAAAAACAATATCGGAGGAGCAGGATGGGGTAACTAATGAAATCACTGTTGGCAGCCTTGTCATTCAACCTGATGCTTACTTAGTGCAAAAGCGTGGAGAGTCAATCGAGTTGACACACCGTGAATTCGAATTACTTCATTACTTGGCAAAGCATATTGGACAAGTGATGACAAGAGAACATCTATTGCAAACGGTATGGGGCTACGATTACTTTGGCGATGTGCGCACAGTCGATGTAACGATTCGTAGATTGCGTGAAAAAATCGAGGACACACCAAGCCATCCAACTTGGATCGTTACAAGACGTGGTGTCGGTTATTATTTGCGTGACCCAGAACAGGAGTAAATGAAATGCAGAAAGTCGGTTTTTTTCGATCCATCCATGTTAAATTCGTACTGATCTATATCATGCTGATCATTGTAGCGATGCAGATTATCGGGCTTTATTTTGCAAGGGAACTTGAAACCACATTAAAGGCAAACTTTACGAATTCCGTTGTCGACAGGATGAATCTCGTTGAATTCAGTGTACGTGAGGAATTGATAAAGGACCGTTCACCGGATGATCCGACAATTGAACAAAGTCTTGGGGCCGTCCTTTCGGGATTCAACTCGGAAGATATAAACGAAATCCGAGTCATCGATTCAAAGTATCGCATCCGCGCAACATCAGTGCTCGACAATCAATCATTGGTCGGCCAGCGCTCCATGGAGGACAGTGTAAGGCGATCCATTTCCTCCGAATCTATCTCAGATATGATCAATCTCGACAAGGGAAAACGAGTCATGGTGCGTGTAACGCCAATCATGAACAATAAAGAAGTGGTTGGAGCACTCTTTGTAACAGCTAATATTGAAAAAGTGTTCAAGCAAATTGATGAAATCAATCAAATACTTGCGGGAGGGGTAGCGGTTTCGCTAACCATCACAATCATCATTGGAATATTCATTGCACAAACTTTCACGAGACCGATTTCAGATATGAGACGTCAAGCACAAGCGATGGCACAGGGAAATTTCTCGAGGAAGGTACATGTATATGGAAATGATGAAATGGGGCAACTCGCAATAGCCTTCAACCATTTGACGAATCAGCTTCAGGAGTCACAATCGACAACTGAAAGTGAACAGAGGAAATTGGCATCGGTGCTTGAAAACATGACAGATGGTGTCATTTCCACGGATCGTAAAGGTCGGGTCAGCCTCATAAACGATTCCGCCTTAATGATGTTGCGCATGACACGCGATATAGTACTGAATCGTCCTATTGCAACTATTTTAGGTTTGGAGCAAGACTATACATTTGAAGATCTCATTCAAATGAAAGAGTCCATTGCACTTGATTTTAGTACTGAAAAAACGCCTTATATACTTCGGGCAACATTTTCAGTGACTCAGCGGGAAACAGGATTCGTAAATGGACTAATCGTAGTCCTTCATGATAATACGGAACAAGAAAAAATCGATATGGAAAGACGGGAGTTCGTATCAAACGTCTCTCATGAGCTTCGTACACCTTTAACGACAATGCGCAGCTATTTGGATGCATTGGCTGAAGGTGCCTGGAAGAATGAAGAGATTGCTCCATCGTTCCTTCGGGTGACACAAACCGAAACGGAGCGAATGATCCGACTTGTCAACGACCTATTGAAACTATCAAGAATGGATAGCAAAGAATATGAATTGAATACCGAATGGGTGGAATTCAATCATTTCTTCAACTCGATTATTGAGCGTTTTGAATTCTCGAAGTCCCAAAATGTACAATTTAAACGATTGCTCTCTCCGACTGATATGTTTGTGGAAATAGATACTGATAAAATGACACAAGTCATCGATAATATCATTTCCAATGCCTTAAAATACTCTCCTGATGGAGGGGATGTCCGTTTCGGAGTGACGACCTCCGGGACATTTATTAAAGTGATGATTTCGGATGATGGCATGGGGATTCCCCAAGCAAATGTGAATCGCATATTCGATAGATTTTACCGGGCAGACCGTGCAAGATCGAGGGCAATGGGAGGAACTGGCCTTGGACTTGCCATCGCAAGAGAAATGATCATTGCACATGGCGGGGAAATTTGGGCTGAAAGTGAAGAAGGAAAAGGGACGACGATATTCTTTACGTTGCCTTTTGAACAACAAGAGGAAGGTGAATGGGATTGAAGTATATTGAACCGATTAAGTCGATCATACTACTCTTGCTCGTTCTTTTGAGTGCCACATTCACCTTCTCAATATGGACGTATACGCCAAGGTTGGATCCGATTGAACCCTCTTCGACTGTGGATATATCCATTGGAGAAAGGAAGAAAGTGAAGGATCTCATCAAGCCGTATAAGTTAGTGATTAAATATGAAAGCACACTTAGGGGTACAACAGATTCCAGTGAAATAGACGGTGTGTTGGAAGAAATGAGTGACTGGAAAGTTTCCCAGTTGGTCTATCATCCAAACGAGATGAATAAGGAACAGATTAAGTCATTTTTCCAGCAGCCGAACCAGTTTACAATGTATTTTCAGGGGCAAGTCCCTCTTCAAGTATACGATGATATTTTGCCTATCGAGGATAGTTACATTCCTCCTTTCAGTTTTGACCGTATGGTTGTGAAATGGAATCCGAAAGAGGTTGCATTTGAAGTTCATTTCATCAACCGTGAGTCAGGACTACGTTATTCAGGAAAAATTACACCTAAGGATCCGATGGATTCCTATCGTGAAATTGTCCTTGGAGGAGAGAACTTTAGTAGGTATGCGGAAGTGAATGTTCAGGAACCGACCTATATTGCAGTTCCCGTTGATCCGATTCATATGGACCGCAGCACATATTATCAGGAAGAACTTAGCCCTACCCGCTTCCGTGATGCCTTGTTCAACGACCCGAATGCGGTTAGACGTAGTCAAGTGGATGCGACCCATGAGGAATTCGGGGATGATCATGCGCTGTTAGTTGTAAATACAGAGTCGAAAATGTTAAATTTCGTCCATCCGGCTGCCGAGAGTAGAGAACCTACTTCACCCGCGGACTTATTATATGACGTTATCGATTCCATTAATGAGCATGGAGGATGGACGGATACATTCAGATTTTCATACATTACCCCTTTTTCTCATTACGTTAAGTTCCAACTGTTCATTAATGGCTATCCGGTTTACAGCGATACTGGGACAACGGAAATAGCCCAGTATTATGGTGAAAGTCGGGTTTTCCGTTATATAAGGCCGTATTATACACTTGATGTGAAAATAATGGACGAAGAAATGACTCTCCCGGCAGGCACGGAAGTTGCTAATTCACTCAGCAAGTCGGATAAGTACGATTTCGGATCAATTGAAGATATAACTTTGGGCTATATGATGAGACATGATTTGGAAAAACGGGCGTTAATCATGGAGCCTGCCTGGTTTTACTTGATGAAAGGTAAATGGTTACGCTATTTACCTGATCAAAGCGGAGGTGATCATATTGGATTGGAATAAAACGAAAACTATTTTCATTGTCGTCTTTTCGATATTAAATGTTTTCCTTTATTCCCTATATCTAAAACAGCATACCGAAGCTTTGAATGTGCAAGTAGTCGGGAAAACATCGATTGAAGAGATAATGAAACAGGAGAATATCACTTACAACCTCTCGCAAGAGACAAAAAATGATTTCTACTATGTCTCTGCTAATATTAAGACGTTTACAATGGAAGAATTGGAGTCCTTGAAAAGCCAGTCCATTGTAATTACGGATAATACACGGGTCACTTCCGACATGAGCATTCCGGTATCCATCCGCAATTCAAAGGGGGATTATCATTTTACTGAGTTCCTTACGAAATATGTATTGAATGGGATGGACTATGAACTATGGGAAGTGAATAATGAAGAAAAGAAAGCCATTTTCTTTCAAAATGTGGACGGAGAACCGATATTCTATAGCTCCAATGCGATGCTGACCATTTATTGGGATGATAATTATGAAGTTACCCGGTATGAACAGCGAATGCTTAAGGAATTCATTAGCTATAACCGTAAGAAGGATTTACTGACACAGGACGAGGCGGTTGGATCTCTGGCAACTCGGGGGTATTTGAAGCAGGATTCTAAAGTGTTAAGTGTGACAGCAGGATACTCCTCTCTCATGCAGTTAACTGAAACCCAAGTATTTGCCCCGACATGGAATATTCGTGTAGAATTAAAGGACGGTAAAATCGAAGATCATTTTATCAATGCAATTGAAGGTAAAGTGATAGAGTTCCAATTGGATAAGACCGAAGTGGAAAGTCCTACGATAGATGATGAATAAGGAGTTTTTATAATGCGTTTTAGTGTGCTCTGTAGTGGTAGTACAGGCAATTCTATATATGTTGAAACGGATAAGCATGCATTTTTAGTAGATGCTGGACTGAGTGCTAAAAAGATGGAGCAACAGCTTGAAAGCATTGGTCGTTCGGTGTCCAATGTCGATGGGATTTTCGTCACCCACGAGCATAGCGACCATATTAAAGGGATTGGCGTGTTGGCCCGAAGACATAAGATACCTATTTATGCCAATGAAAAAACATGGAATGCCATGAATGGACTTGTTGGTGAAATTCCATTGGAACAACGATTCCATTTCAATATGGAAACCTCCATGACTTTCGGGACACTTGATATCCAGTCATTCGCTGTTTCACATGATGCTGCGGATCCGATGTTCTATGTATTTCATGAAAATAATCGGAAGCTCTCAGTCATCACGGATACAGGATATGTAAGCGAACGGATGAAAGGCCATATTGCAGCTTCAGATGCATATGTCTTTGAAAGCAATCATGACGTCAGCATGCTGCAAATGGGCAGATATCCATGGTCCGTCAAACGTCGCATACTGAGTGATGTCGGGCATGTTTCCAATGAAGATGCCGCGATTGCAATGAGTGAAGTTGTTGCCGAGAAAGAGACAAGAATTTATTTATCGCATCTCAGCAAGGATAATAATATGAAAGATCTCGCCAGGATGAGTGTTTCGCAAACATTGGAAGCATGCGGGATCCGCACAGGTGAATTCGTGCATTTGTATGATACCGACGCGGAAAAACCGACAGAGCTTGTCACTGTTTAATAAATTTTGAAAACCTCGCCTTCGGGTGAGGTTTTTTCATTGAAAGAGGTTCCGCGCTCAAGAAAGAGGAATCGCGCTCAAGAAAGAGGATCCGCGCTCAAGAAAGAGGTTCCGCGCTCAAGAAAGAGGAATCGCGCTCAAGAAAGAGGATCCGCGCTCAAGAAAGAGTATCCGCGCTCAAGAAAGAGGTTCCGCGCTCAAGAAAGTGGAATCACGCTCAAGAAAGTGGATTCTGCGCTCAAGAAAGAGGAATCGCGCTCAAGAAAGAGGAACCGCGCTCAAGAAAGTGGATTCTGCGCTCAAGAAAGAGTATCCGCGCTCAAGAAAGTGGATTCTGCGCTCAAGAAAGTGGGTTCGCGCTCAAGAAAGAGTATCCGCGCTCAAGAAAGAGGAACCGCGCTCAAGAAAGAGGATCCGCGCTCAAGAAAGAGGAACCGCGCTCAAGAAAGAGTATCCGCGCTCAAGAAAGAGGATTCACGCTCAAGAAAGAGGAACCGCGCTCAAGAAAGTGGATTCTGCGCTCAAGAAAGAGGAATCGCGCTCAAGAAAGAGGATCCGCGCTCAAGAAAGCGACCGCCACGCCAAAATCGCCAACCAATTTAATAAAACATCCTCATACATTTGATTTTAAACACAAATAATGGGGTAGAGTGAGTGTAACTGTGTATAGAAAGGGAGAGGAGAATGGACGAATTCAATCAAGGTCCTCGTAATGAAGAGGAAAAGCCGATTATTCATGAACCTGAAAAGCGTGAGGAACCAATGCGCCACATTAACCGTTCACCACAACCGAAACGACGAGGTGGATTTCTTCCCGCCCTTTTTGGAGCCATTCTCGGGGGACTCCTTGTCTGGATTTTAATGAATACAACGGCTAATAACGATAAAGGTTCGCCGTTAGTCGAACGAGAACAATCAGGTGTGGATAATTTGACTAGTGAAAGGGTCTCTGTCGACATCAATACGGATGTGACAGATATCGTCGGGCAAATGGCTGACACGGTCGTAGGAATCACAAACCTGCAGACTGTACGCAATTTCTGGTCTTCTACTGAAACGACAAGGGAGACCGGTAGCGGTTCTGGCGTCATCTATAAAAAAGAAGGCGGCAAAGCATATATCGTCACGAACCACCATGTCGTCGAAAATGCAGAAGGACTTGAAATTACATTCGATAATGGAACAAAAGTCGATGGAAAGCTTGTCGGAAGTGATATGTGGACCGATTTGGCTGTAGTTGAAATCGATGGAAAACATGTGAACACGGTTATCCAATTTGGCGATTCGGACGCGTTGAAACGCGGGGAAACAGTCATTGCTATCGGAAATCCGCTCGGCCTCGGTTTTGCAGGATCGGTTACGATGGGCATTGTTTCCGGAAAAGACAGATCCATTCCAATTGATTTTGATAAAGACGGAACGGTTGACTGGCAGGCTGATGTCTTACAAACAGACGCAGCAATCAACCCTGGAAACTCAGGCGGTGCACTTATCAACTTGGCGGGGCAGCTTGTCGGCATTAACTCGATGAAAATCACACAAGAAACCGTGGAAGGCATCGGCTTAGCCATCCCCATTAATATTGCTGTTCCAATAATTAAAGACCTTGAAATGACAGGAACAGTCAATCGACCAACAATGGGTGTCAGCCTCATGAATTTGCGTGATGTTCCCTCTTCACAACAGGAACAAGTATTGAAGTTACCTAAGGATGTCACGGATGGAGTCATCGTTACCCAAGTTCTACGCAATACACCAGCTGAGGTTGCTGGTGTTAAACAGTATGATGTGATTGTTGAAATGGACGGAAAGAAAATAGAAGATATGGTCGGGTTGCGTAAGCATCTTTATAATGAAAAAGAAGTTGGCGATCTGATGAAGATGAAAGTGTATCGTGCCGGTCAATTGATAGAAATTGAAATGGAATTAAAAGATGGAAATACATTCTGATGAAGATGTCGAAAAAACGGACAGGGAATGTTACAATTTCGACAGGGATGTAATATCTTTTATCCACAACAGGCAGCATAGCTGAATAGCGGCTATACTGCCTTTTTTTCTGCGAAGTTTTTACACATGTGGATAAGAAACTGAAAACGTGTATAACTTTGTGTGTAAAATAATAAAAGAAGGACGTGTAAATGATGAAAATAAATAGCTGTGAAACCCATATAAATCATGCACTTGACGTGTTTGTCGCCCAAGAAGAAACTTTTCCTATCATGGAGAAAATCGAAGAAGGTGAAAAGTTATCCACAAAGTGCGATTACTGCGACACGCCCGCAACGTATATTGTGGCGAACGAATAATCGGGCACAATATATAGGTTTAAGTGTGGATATGTGCATAAGTAATGTGGATAACATTTAAAAGAAGGTGGAAAACCCTGTGAATATTACAATTGTGTCAGTTGGCAAACTAAAAGAAAAATATTTGAAAATGGGGATTGATGAATACGCTAAACGGCTTGGTGCTTATGCAAAAATCGATCTTATCGAAGTGGCAGATGAAAAAGCTCCGGAGTCTCTGAGCGATGCAGATATGGATATCGTGAAGAAAAAGGAGGCGGACCGGATTTTAGCAAAAATAGGTGCGGATGCATATACAATTGCACTTGCTATTGAAGGCAAAATGAAAACAAGCGAGGAATTGGCTGCAGGGATGGAATCTTTGATGACATATGGCCGCAGCAAAGTCGTATTTGTCATAGGCGGATCGCTTGGCCTTCATGAAGACGTACTGAAACGGGCAGATGAATTATTATCATTTTCAAAAATGACATTTCCGCATCAGTTGATGAAATTGGTATTGTTAGAGCAAGTTTACCGGGGGTTTCGAATTATGCGGGGGGAACCTTACCATAAATAGGTGAGGTTTGTCCCTGTTTTAACAACATTTGTAGACGGTTTTTGGTGCCACACTCCTCACAACCTAATAATTGCTTTTCTCATCTCCCAAATCAATACTATTACCTAACCCACTTCAGTCTTTGATGTAATAATCCATCAGATTCTTTGTTTTCCCCCGTAATAAAGTGAGTCATATAGTAAGTTAGATATTTTCCGTATTTACTTTCTGTATTGAGCAATAGCTCATCGACATAATAGATGTCCAATGGAAAATCATCTAATATAATACTAGAAAGGCCTGCATATACACCGCATGCCACTTGGAAATAGGTTGCATTTGTTTTGAATTTCTTGTAAATGTCACTGCATCTCATTACGTTATACATAAAAGTTTCATGATTTTCATAAACAAGGAGAACACCAACAAGATCTTCGCCTTCAACATCCCCTGCACCTAATTCAATTATCTGCTGATTCCAATCCCAAAGCACATCTACATTATCCAAATGGTCCTGAATAATCTTCGTTGTATATTCATTGACACGATAAATAAATCCGATCTGCATATCAAATAATTGTCCTAAAGTTATAACTTCCTCATGTGGCATCAAACAGCCGTAAAATTCTTTTTCCCCTAATCTCACTTTAAACTCCATTTCGTATACTTCATTATAGAAATAATTCTCCAACTGATGATCAACATACATCGGATAGCTTAATATAGCTTCATCCAGAAAGCATTCAACGGACCATGAGGTATAGAGGGTGTTTGGTTTGACTAATTTTTTATTGGTAAAAAAATGATCATCATGCTCCACAATGTAGCAGGCTAAAGGTTTTTTTCCGGGATTATCTTTCATTAATTTTATAGCCATCCATTGTACAATGCCGGGATTCATACCAGAGCCAATAATGGCCTTTGTATTCGTAAAATTCTTCCTTACCTTTTCGAATCTAAGAAATCGTTCTGTAAGAGGAAAACCATATAGACTTTCATCTTCATCAACCTCCGTGTTCTCAAGGGCTGAGTTGATGTAAAATACACCTAATTCGTTACAGCAATTAAGCATTTCAATCGTATCTGCCCATGAAAGGTCAATGACTATTTTTGTTTTTGTTTTTTTGAGATGTTCTTGAAATAGGTTTACATCGTTGAGATCTAACTGGTATAGCGTGATTTTATCCGAAAGATTAGGAAATAGCTGGTCGTAATACTCTTTACCTTTTTGAGTAGAATCAATTAGGTGAAACTGTACCTTGTTAATGTTTGGGTATATAGGGTCATTAATATCTTGTACGGATTGATTTAGGATGGATAGTACCGCTTTTGCAAGCCCCCCGCCGCTACCTAATATAGAAATGGAAACAAAACTTGTCCAATTAATCATTTAAGCACTCCTTTCTTAAGTCATTTAATACAATATATTAAAATGTTAAGAAAGGGGTTGTACTATTGGCTTAGGAAGCTGTTTTAACACCACAAGTAATAAAGAATAATTAAAAAACCACTCAAAGCATTTTCAATAATGCTTTGAGTGGTTTTATTTCATCGCTCTATTTCTACAACGATATCATCTAATTGCATTGTTTCAACCGACTCAAAAATGTTATTTAAGTTTTTAAAGTGGAATATAGGTGTGAATATTAACGTCTTAGCATCTGGGTGTAGCTGTCCAAATGTAATCATATATTCTGTTACACCAGAACTCCCAAATCCACCGTTAAATTTCGATTTATACGTATTTCCTAAGTCATCCTTTAACAGTAATTCAGAATAAATTACGTTATATTTTTCATTTAAGACATCATTGTGTACGCCTTCTTTGTAATTAACGATGAATGAGTATGGTGTATACGTAATTTTGTTGATTTCTACGTTTAGATTGTTCTTTTCTGATTTAGGAACTTCAACTGTTTGTACAATAGTATCAGAGGCTTTCGCATAAATTTCGAAATTCCATTCGCCTTGAACAACTTCACCGTTTTCAGGATTAGATAATTCACTGATATTGAATTGGAACGTACCTTCATCAATGGAATGTGATAAAGGTAAAATAACGGTTGTCATACCTGCATATTTATTCTGAGCGGTTTTATAAATGTCATGCTCTGCATGGAACAAGGAGTTTTGCCCACCATTTAATGTGAAACTCCCATCGATTAAGGCGATTGGACCTAAATCTTTGTCTGTTTCAATTGAGTAGCTAACGAAAAGCTTTTTACTGTCTAATAATGTTTCGGTAATTGTAACTGTCGTGCCATTACTTTCAACTGTCATATTTTTAGCTTCTGCAAATTCGTCATAGCGAACTAATGTTGTGCCATATTCTTTTTCAGAAAAAAGCTTAAAAATACTATTTACGAACGGAATTTCCTGTGCAAATGTTGTGTATGAAAGTCCAACCAATGAAGTGGCACCAATACCAATAGTTAGGCATGCAGCTGCAATTCTTTTCGTCCATTTCTGAGAGCTATTTTTTGAGATTTGTTTTCGTAAATCTTTTTTAAATTGTGCCTTGTCAAACTCAGATACCTCCATCTCTTCAAATTCATGGACATTTATATCAATTTCATTAAAATGATTAAATAGGTTCTTCAATTTGAATACCTCCTAATGATTTTTTAAGCTTCTTTTTTCCATGATAAAGTCGATTATCTACAGCAGACTTTGTCATTTGAAGCTGACGTGCAATTTCCTCTGTGTCATAGTCTAATAAGTATTTCATAATAAATATTTTTTGATTAACTGGTGTTAATTTCGAGATAATGGCGTAAATATTTTCGTGCTCTTCAAGTAGCATATTTTGTGGGTACGTTAATTCATGTGCTGTGAAGTCTAAATTAAGAGAAAGGCTCTCTTTTTTTCGGATTTCGGTGCGGATGTAATCGATTGCCTTATACTTTGCAATGACACAAACCCATTTTTGAAAATCCGTAGGCCCACCCGTAAACTTTTTGGCATTTTTCCAAATCGACAATAGAATTTCGTTACAGCATTCCTTAGCAAGATCATTTTTACTAAGTGGTCCTAATGTTTTTACGACCACCCCTTTAATAAGAGGTAAATAATGATCAATTACATAATCAAGAGCTTCTTCTTTGCCGGCTTGAAGAAGGGCTATAAAATTATGTTCGTTAATCTTCATTGGAATCTCCTTTCTTTAAGTGATTGTGTAAAAGGCCTCTACACTTTATATAACGCTAAGATGCAGATGATTTTCGCAAATAAAAGAATTTCTTTTAAAAATAGTACTCGATTACTTCATTCATTCTCGTTATGATGAAAATTCCCTTCATATTTGTGTCGTACAATTGCTGTTGTAATAGGTTTATTTAGACTTCAAAATTGAAGAGAAGGTCGTACCCGGAAGCGGTGTGAAAATTGCAGACGGTGAAGATGGTCTGAGCTTCACGTTAGATAACGGAATGCAAGTAGTGGTCACAGATGAAACAGAATTGGGAATAGATGGTCCAACAGCAGCGCGAAAGGAAGAACAGCTCTTTGAACCTACATATAGAGTAGGTAATCTAATAGGCGGTTTTACGGAAGACACGTCGACAGATCCAGTTACTGCAGCACTAATTTATACTAACTGGAACTTTGAAGATCCTATTCGATAAGGCACACCAGATAACACATATTACTAATTGTCTAGACAAGGAGAAATAAGAATGCTAACTGTTCACCAAATTTATCAAAGTGATTATCCGACTGGGAAAAAAGTATTTTATAAATATACGTCGGAGAAGTATTATAATATCCAAATAGATAAAAATGCTAATGGTTGGAACTTCTCTCTAACAGAAGAAAGATTTGCATTCCCTTTTGAAAAAGAAATTCAAGAAGAGATTTTCGAACCGTACAAAGAGGGTTCAGAATACTATTTGGCAAAGCTTCATGATGAAGAGGCTGCTATTATGGTAATCCAACAAATGGAGTGGAATAATACGTTATTGATTCATGACATATATGTTGAAGATCGATTTAAGAAAAAAGGTATTGGTAGGAGTTTATTGGATGTAGCGAAGAAAAGAGCAACCGAATTAGGCGTCAGATCGATTATGTTAGAAACACAAACATCTAATTATCCAGCTATCCAGTTTTATTTGAAAAATGGTTTTGAATTGATTGGGTTTAATACAATTTCTTATTCGAATGAAGACGTAAAGAAAAACGAAGTGCGTATTGAAATGGGCTATAAAATATAGGGGGATTCTGGTGAAAATGACACCATATACGTTTATTAAAGACTATAAAAACATCGATCACTATCGGTTATCGTTTATGACCCGTTAGCTGTAGGTGTCGCAATAGATCCTGAATTTGTTAAAAAGGAAGAGTGGAATGTAAAGGTTGTCCTCGAGGGGGACGAGACCGGAAGAACAGTAGCATCCGCTGAAGGC contains:
- the rlmH gene encoding 23S rRNA (pseudouridine(1915)-N(3))-methyltransferase RlmH, which encodes MNITIVSVGKLKEKYLKMGIDEYAKRLGAYAKIDLIEVADEKAPESLSDADMDIVKKKEADRILAKIGADAYTIALAIEGKMKTSEELAAGMESLMTYGRSKVVFVIGGSLGLHEDVLKRADELLSFSKMTFPHQLMKLVLLEQVYRGFRIMRGEPYHK
- the walK gene encoding cell wall metabolism sensor histidine kinase WalK, with the protein product MQKVGFFRSIHVKFVLIYIMLIIVAMQIIGLYFARELETTLKANFTNSVVDRMNLVEFSVREELIKDRSPDDPTIEQSLGAVLSGFNSEDINEIRVIDSKYRIRATSVLDNQSLVGQRSMEDSVRRSISSESISDMINLDKGKRVMVRVTPIMNNKEVVGALFVTANIEKVFKQIDEINQILAGGVAVSLTITIIIGIFIAQTFTRPISDMRRQAQAMAQGNFSRKVHVYGNDEMGQLAIAFNHLTNQLQESQSTTESEQRKLASVLENMTDGVISTDRKGRVSLINDSALMMLRMTRDIVLNRPIATILGLEQDYTFEDLIQMKESIALDFSTEKTPYILRATFSVTQRETGFVNGLIVVLHDNTEQEKIDMERREFVSNVSHELRTPLTTMRSYLDALAEGAWKNEEIAPSFLRVTQTETERMIRLVNDLLKLSRMDSKEYELNTEWVEFNHFFNSIIERFEFSKSQNVQFKRLLSPTDMFVEIDTDKMTQVIDNIISNALKYSPDGGDVRFGVTTSGTFIKVMISDDGMGIPQANVNRIFDRFYRADRARSRAMGGTGLGLAIAREMIIAHGGEIWAESEEGKGTTIFFTLPFEQQEEGEWD
- the yycF gene encoding response regulator YycF yields the protein MQNKTILVVDDEKPIADILEFNLKKEGFTVYCAYDGDEALEKVEEVQPDIMLLDIMLPKRDGMEVCREVRKKYDFPIIMLTAKDSEIDKVLGLELGADDYVTKPFGTRELIARVKANLRRHSKTISEEQDGVTNEITVGSLVIQPDAYLVQKRGESIELTHREFELLHYLAKHIGQVMTREHLLQTVWGYDYFGDVRTVDVTIRRLREKIEDTPSHPTWIVTRRGVGYYLRDPEQE
- a CDS encoding trypsin-like peptidase domain-containing protein, giving the protein MDEFNQGPRNEEEKPIIHEPEKREEPMRHINRSPQPKRRGGFLPALFGAILGGLLVWILMNTTANNDKGSPLVEREQSGVDNLTSERVSVDINTDVTDIVGQMADTVVGITNLQTVRNFWSSTETTRETGSGSGVIYKKEGGKAYIVTNHHVVENAEGLEITFDNGTKVDGKLVGSDMWTDLAVVEIDGKHVNTVIQFGDSDALKRGETVIAIGNPLGLGFAGSVTMGIVSGKDRSIPIDFDKDGTVDWQADVLQTDAAINPGNSGGALINLAGQLVGINSMKITQETVEGIGLAIPINIAVPIIKDLEMTGTVNRPTMGVSLMNLRDVPSSQQEQVLKLPKDVTDGVIVTQVLRNTPAEVAGVKQYDVIVEMDGKKIEDMVGLRKHLYNEKEVGDLMKMKVYRAGQLIEIEMELKDGNTF
- a CDS encoding CxxH/CxxC protein; this encodes MKINSCETHINHALDVFVAQEETFPIMEKIEEGEKLSTKCDYCDTPATYIVANE
- the yycI gene encoding two-component system regulatory protein YycI; its protein translation is MDWNKTKTIFIVVFSILNVFLYSLYLKQHTEALNVQVVGKTSIEEIMKQENITYNLSQETKNDFYYVSANIKTFTMEELESLKSQSIVITDNTRVTSDMSIPVSIRNSKGDYHFTEFLTKYVLNGMDYELWEVNNEEKKAIFFQNVDGEPIFYSSNAMLTIYWDDNYEVTRYEQRMLKEFISYNRKKDLLTQDEAVGSLATRGYLKQDSKVLSVTAGYSSLMQLTETQVFAPTWNIRVELKDGKIEDHFINAIEGKVIEFQLDKTEVESPTIDDE
- a CDS encoding MBL fold metallo-hydrolase codes for the protein MRFSVLCSGSTGNSIYVETDKHAFLVDAGLSAKKMEQQLESIGRSVSNVDGIFVTHEHSDHIKGIGVLARRHKIPIYANEKTWNAMNGLVGEIPLEQRFHFNMETSMTFGTLDIQSFAVSHDAADPMFYVFHENNRKLSVITDTGYVSERMKGHIAASDAYVFESNHDVSMLQMGRYPWSVKRRILSDVGHVSNEDAAIAMSEVVAEKETRIYLSHLSKDNNMKDLARMSVSQTLEACGIRTGEFVHLYDTDAEKPTELVTV
- the yycH gene encoding two-component system activity regulator YycH; the protein is MGLKYIEPIKSIILLLLVLLSATFTFSIWTYTPRLDPIEPSSTVDISIGERKKVKDLIKPYKLVIKYESTLRGTTDSSEIDGVLEEMSDWKVSQLVYHPNEMNKEQIKSFFQQPNQFTMYFQGQVPLQVYDDILPIEDSYIPPFSFDRMVVKWNPKEVAFEVHFINRESGLRYSGKITPKDPMDSYREIVLGGENFSRYAEVNVQEPTYIAVPVDPIHMDRSTYYQEELSPTRFRDALFNDPNAVRRSQVDATHEEFGDDHALLVVNTESKMLNFVHPAAESREPTSPADLLYDVIDSINEHGGWTDTFRFSYITPFSHYVKFQLFINGYPVYSDTGTTEIAQYYGESRVFRYIRPYYTLDVKIMDEEMTLPAGTEVANSLSKSDKYDFGSIEDITLGYMMRHDLEKRALIMEPAWFYLMKGKWLRYLPDQSGGDHIGLE